TTCAAACTTAAAAATTTGACCAATTGTACGAGGCAAAGTTGAAGAGGAATTGAGTAAAACTTttgctttgaagaagaaacaaagTTACTGAACAGGGTAAGTATACGAGACCACGAGTCGCGTCTTCTTGCAAAAAATTAAGATGGTGTTTGATAACATAGTAGGTCGAGCAATGTGTAGAGGGAGCAATGAAGCACCATGGTGTCAGTTGTGAGCATCTTGCTAATGTGCGAGTACAATACAATATTCATATGTGCACTGATGGTGATACAAATTTGCCCCTCCGATGATTGTCAATGCCTCAGACTAACATGGTCTATAATTTATCCCTCCGGTGATTACCATAACCACCATCATGACACTTGGATTTCACACTCACTAACTTTTGAAGATCAGAAACATCTACCATGCAAATGAGCTAATTGAAGTGAAAACATcatagatgtgggatattgttttagtGTGGTGATACATGTCGGATTTGTCCAAGACTAAGGCATCCTTATCTCCTCTGGAAACTCCAGTCAGGTATTCCTTGCCCATGATAGAAATCTCAAATCTTGAGAAACAGATCTTTTATATCACATGGTCATGGACACCCTCAACTATGGAGGAGAATTTGTACCCAAACAACCATCATGTTGTTGTTCCATGATGTAGAAACATAACAACATTGTCCTAAATCTCGATGTTCCAAGTCCTATGATTTGTGTACTTCAACAACACTTGAGCAACAATTCCAACAATTCAGTTCATATATGTATGTGGTGTATGCTACTACAAACCTAGCAATAGTTGGTCTCTACTACTTTCTCAACCATAAGGATGCATGGCTGCTTCTTTGTGAACTATGATCATCTTCATTCTCTCTTCTCATACTTAAATAGGAACATTATGAGATATGTCGCAACGACCATGAGATAGATACTTACATGCATGCACTTCAATACCGCTGTAAGGAGCACATGGGCATATATGCCTATGTTGTCCTGAGCACCCCCTGAATGAAGGAGTACATGTGTAGGTGCTTCGGTCTCATCGGGTCAAGTTTACAATGTAGATTCCCTAGAGCACCACGCCGTGAGAAAGAATTGCATTCGccatctttatagagggagtattttCTAAGCATGTGTGCTTCTCATGCCTTTGTCTCTCTGTTTTTCTACGGGAGAGGTGCCTCGATTTCAGCTGGGtctaagcatttactcttgtccttAACCCTGCCGAGCACGGTGTATACTGCATATGCAATTCTCCACAAGAAGTTGATAATGTGTGGAGTCGACAATGCATGCAGTGGCAATTTTCTCCACAAGAAGATCATCAAAGCAACTGGACTGGTAGAAACTGGCTGTTAAATTTCTTGGCATTGCTGGGGAAATGCTTGAAATCAAACTTATGTTGACTTAAGTTTTGTGTTGCACGTCTGAGTAACTGTAAAACATAAAGGGGAGCAAAAATAGTTGACGTTACAAGTTCAGCTCAGGTTTTGGTGGGGGTTTGAAGCATCGCAGACCCTGCGACTTTTGCGCTGAAACATGAAGACTAAAGAAGAGCTCTTGGGAGGAGCGTTCCTGTAAAACCTTGGGTTGCAATATTGCCACTAGCTAGTGTCagcataatagcatatatagtgtTAGTATCAGCAACTGAATTAATCAGCTACTGAACAAACGAGTGTGCGAATTAGGCAAGCTAATTCTTCAGAGAGCCTCCAAATCAAGATCAAACTCAAATTCATCCTTGTTGTTTGATTCTCCAGAGAGCCAGAGCTGCTTCCTGATCACCAAGTAGTTCATTGTCATCTGGTGTTGCAACATTGAGCGCTGCCGGTCTGCAGCTTACTCTAGAGGCAGATCATGTGCTGCGGGGACTGGTAATGCGTGGTGTAGTAGAATGCGGACTGGTAGAAGTTGAAGTCGGAGTGCTCCACTGGCCGGCAAGTCCTGCTGAACTTCTGAACCCACATATGCCCATGCTCACACCGTCAAGCTTGCTATCTACTCTCTCCGCTAGGACCAAAATGCTCTTATGGCAAAGATTATATGCATGACGGGAACAATGGAGTGTACACCCGACATCTCCTGAAATGTGTTTTTTTGCATTACAATGTACGCAAAGATGTTACCTCGAATCCagaattattttcatttttttaagTTAGAATTATTTTTATTAAGAGAACCCACACCTGCTCATCTAAGTTCCAcattttttttctcgaatatgcacgagcttgcatattatatattaaagaagaaaggcaaagaaagCCTCCACCGTAAGTTACATGTACATGTCTATGCGGCTTTTAGCACGCACCCACTCCACTCACACACACTTATCTCACTCCTCCCACATAGCCCCCCTATACAATCTACCCTGAAAACTGTCCACCTCCCTCTTGATAATCCCTACCTTAGCCCACACTTTGGCCTCAGACTTCACCTTGTGGATGAGCCTCTCGATCGATGGGGACTCACCATCGAAAACAATGGCATTGCGGTGCTTCCAAAGCTCCCACATTACAAGCAGCAACACTGTATGCAAGTCCTTGATCCTTGTTCCACCATCCGCACTTCTGTTGCAAAGCCATTCCCCAATTATGTCATCCTGGCTTGGTTTCCAGTCCGCTCTGCCAAGAGCCTCTCCTACTAGCGTCCACGTTAATCTGGCGAACACGCAAGTGAGCAAAATGTGGCTTATTGTTTTTTCCTCTTGATCACAAAACGGACACGTGTCTTGGTGCGCCAAACCCCTCCTTGCTAGTCAGTCCGAGGTCCAACACCGATTCTTGAGAGCCAACCATGCAAAGAAGCGACATTCCAACGGTGCCCGAGATTTCCAAGTTAGCTTCGACGTGGATACCACCTCACGTCCCCAAAACCTGCTCGCATATGCCGATCTCACGATGAACTGGCCATGTGCCTCCCAGGACCAAGATACCGCATCCTGCTCGTCGACCTGCGGCTCCCAAGCTTGTACTCTCGACCATAGTTCCAGAAACTGCCGCAACGTGGTCTCGTCCATGTCCGGGCCGACCTGCCGTGCCCACTCTCCACTAGTTGCAACCTGACCTAGCCTTGCCCCTCGCCTGATTCTTGGTGGGATCCTTTTGTAAACTTCCGGTGCCAGCTCCCGCACCCTCACATTCAAGCTCTCGAGACatggattctcaaaaaaaaaaagctcTCGAGGCATGGATATAATTTTATCGGTAAGAGAAAATGTACCATGGCATGGAAAACTGTTTTGATaaataaaatgaagaaaaaaaacgTCACCGAACAATGCTGCTTCCAATCTCTTTTTTTTTACCTTTGAAGGAAGCCCAAGCTGGCTAAACCGAACGCTCCGTAGAGTTCGTAAGCCACTCTTCCCCATCCAAACCCTCGCCTCCGTCGCACCCTGCCGCCGCCGGCTGCGCTGATGGACGAGCTCCTAGAGGATCCGTTTCCTCGCCTTTTGCCTGAGCTCGTCGAGGAGGTGTTTTTCCGCATTCCGCCGGACGAGCCCGCCTCTCTCGTCCGTGCCTCCGCCGTCTGCAAGCCCTGGCGCCGCATCCTCGCCGGTTTGGGCTTTCGCCGCCGCTACCGCAAGTTCCACGGAACACCTCCCGTCCTCGGGCTCTTCCAACACGGCAACTGCCTACTCCGAAAGGGATCCCGCTTCGTTCCCACCTCCGCCCTCTTCCTTGCCCAGCCTGACGACCGTCCCGATTGGTTTGCAATGGACTGCCGCCACGGGCGCGCCCTCTTCGCTCGCATACGGAAGACCTCTGACCTCATGGTCTTGGACCCTGTGACGGGCCACCGGCGCCGCGTGCCCTCGACACCCAAGTACCCGCTCAGCTTCAGTGCGGCCGTGCTCTGCGCCGCACAAGGCTGCGACCACCACGGTTGCCAAGGAGGGCATTTCCGTCTGGCCGTCGTCACCACCAATCAGCGGCAAGGCGTCACATCAGGCTGGCTGTACTCATCGGAGACTCGCGTGTGGAGCGAGCTCACCTCTGTTCACCACCCCAATGTCAGGTATACCAATAACTTTGGTGCGCCCAGCGTCCTTGTGGGCGATGCACTCTACTTCAACATTGGTGGCATCGTGGAGTGCAAACTTGGTACACTCCGCTTGTCAATATACGAGAAGCCGATCGATCGCGGTGGGCGTCTCATGACGGTGGAAGAGGGCAGGCTGGGATTCGCTGCCGTGGTTGATGTCACAAATCTAACCCTATGGTCGTGGGAGACTGGACCCGTGGGAGCCATCGGATGGGCAAAACTCAGGGTAATTGATCTCAAGACGCTGCTCCCAACATGTGAATTTGGGATTAGGAGCTGGGCAAATGCATTGGTGATCAGTGGCGTCGCGGAGGGCACCCAAGTCATTTTTGTGAGAGcacgtgttggttcttatatggttCATCTCAAGTCAGGGCGAGTCAGGCCGGTGTGTGCTTCTTCTGACATAAAAATCTTTCCCTACGTGAGCTTCTACATCCCAGGTACTATTATTTATGTGCATATATATAATGCTGTACAATTCCTTGATACAATGTTTCATTGGCACTTAGCAACATGGAATGAAAATATATTTCTTAGCAAGGAAACTTTAGACATGAGGACATATGTGCTCAAGAAAGAGAGATGTTCCTCTGGATTACAGGAACATATATGTTCTCTTAAACGTCTGGATttaccgtgtgtgtgtgtgtgtgtgtgtgtgtgtgtgtgtgtgtgtgtgtgtgtgtgttgtcggTCCTCGCGATCGGTGAGCAAGCAAAATGCACATTCAGTTGAGCCTGGTTCATCAATCAATTGATTCGATGTTGTTATTTTCTTGCATTTATGCAGCAATGGAAGCAGCTTGTTTTGGCCAGGGGCAGTGAGCTGGTGTTTCAAGTCTTTGTCAAGCTCAAGTTAATGGAGCAAGCTCTTGTGGATTAGTCGGGGGGAGGTGGTAGTAGCAGTAGCAGTGATGTTAGATATGGCATAAATGCAGCTCTGGACCTGTAGGGACTTTGTTTAGGAAGTTTTTGGTCTGTAGTAACTTTATTTAGACATTTGAAGGAATTTTTTGTACTGCTGGTCTTACTATTGTTGTATGGAACTTCGTTGACAAGCTGTTGCTGCTGTGCTTGCAAATTGTAGGAGTTGTTGAAGAAGTTGTTGCTTCCGTGCTTGCAATACTTTTCACTCACTCTGTGTTCTTGAGAATGGTGACAACAAGCTACATAATTGTCAAAATAACCAGACTTGCAGGTGGAATCAACAGTACATACGCATGAGCAGCAGCAGTTATCTCCTATTCTTTTTCTTA
Above is a window of Triticum dicoccoides isolate Atlit2015 ecotype Zavitan chromosome 5B, WEW_v2.0, whole genome shotgun sequence DNA encoding:
- the LOC119310382 gene encoding uncharacterized protein LOC119310382; this translates as MDELLEDPFPRLLPELVEEVFFRIPPDEPASLVRASAVCKPWRRILAGLGFRRRYRKFHGTPPVLGLFQHGNCLLRKGSRFVPTSALFLAQPDDRPDWFAMDCRHGRALFARIRKTSDLMVLDPVTGHRRRVPSTPKYPLSFSAAVLCAAQGCDHHGCQGGHFRLAVVTTNQRQGVTSGWLYSSETRVWSELTSVHHPNVRYTNNFGAPSVLVGDALYFNIGGIVECKLGTLRLSIYEKPIDRGGRLMTVEEGRLGFAAVVDVTNLTLWSWETGPVGAIGWAKLRVIDLKTLLPTCEFGIRSWANALVISGVAEGTQVIFVRARVGSYMVHLKSGRVRPVCASSDIKIFPYVSFYIPAMEAACFGQGQ